The sequence CGTTTTTGAAGAATACAAATCGCAATTCAAGGCATCGCCCAAAATTTACTCCTTTGATTTGCAGGGCTATGGCACACTTCACTTTCCTGAGCAAGAGGTTTATGCTATTGCAGGCTTTAGCGCGAAAACCTTTGAGATTATGAAACTGCTTGAAACCGATAAACGTGCGCTCATTCACACCATTGAGTCGCAATTGTTATAGTTTTAGCGTCAATAATAAGCAGGGCTGTCATCAAACAAGTGAATTGTTTTTCAGATAAGTATGGTATTGCAGGTATTTTTTGTTTTGATACTCTGTGCTACGGTGTCTAGCATGAGCTTTGCTCAACAGCACGAGATTGACAGTCTCAAATCATTTTTGCTTCTTCCTGATACAATCACATCAAGTGACACACTTACAGTGGATATTCTCAACAAGTTAGCTGCTCTTTATCGTCTTCGCTCATCGGACTCTGCACTGTATTATTCTGAACAAGCCGCTGCGCTTTCTGAACGCCTCTCTTATCCAAAAGGTAAACTTTATGCTCTATTGGGAAAACTCTCGGTCTATGGAGGCTACAACACTTCCACCAGCAACTTCAGTCTTATTCAGCATGTGGCGGATTCTGCAGCACGGCTTGCACGCACGATGCCGCCCGCCATCCAAGCTGATGCATTGTTAGAAATCGGACGAGCATACAGTTCAAGAATAGACAAAGAGAAAGGTGTCAAAATGTTGCTTGATGCGGTTGAAAGTTATGCGCAGTTCAATGATCAGATCGGCATGGGTAAGGCGTGGTATTATATTGCACTGGTGCACTATACAAACGAAAACTATCAAGATGCGCTGCTTGCCAATCAACATGCGGTGCGCTTGATGCAAGCTTCTGGTGACCAGCGCCGCAGCTCTATCATTCTTAATAATCTTGGGTTATGCTTTGATGCCCTTCATCAGACGGATACAGCCGTTGTAATCTGGAGAGAGGCACTGGCTACGGCGGAGTCGTGCGATGAACCCCAAACAATATGGTCAGTTACAGCTAATTTAGCGCGCATTTGTTTGCGTGAGCAACGCTACGCTGAAGCTGAACGCTACATTGCACGCTCGCTTGAAGTCTCAAAATCTCATCCTGCACGATATGCCAGTTCACTGCTGCAGCTGAGCCGACTTCAGTTGGCTAAAGGGGAGTTGCAAAGTGCTTTGCACAGTGCTGAAGCCTGTCTAACAATCTACAAAAATACGCAGGGGTATGGTCTGCCAGACTGCCTAAGTTTACTGGCAGAGATTCATGCCAGAATGAATAACTTCAAGGAAGCCTATTTCTTGCAAAAGCAGTATTCGCAGTTTCAAGATTCAGCCACTGCCACACGCCAAGCTGATGTGGTTGCTGAACTACACAGCAAGTATGATCTTGTTAAGAAAAATCAAGAAATCGAGCTTTTACAGCGCGACCGTGAAAGAGACACGCTGCTCCGCTATTCGCTCATAGGTGGCATCTTTCTCACAGCAAGTCTTGCGCTGGTTGTCGCCAACCGTTTCCGGCTCAAGCAAAAGGCTGAAGCACAAATCCAGCAGAAAAACCTTGAACTTCGCGCTGCCCTCCAGGAATCCGAACGACAGGCTAAAGAAGCCAATAGACAGCGTCTGGAAGCAGAGCAACAGAGAAGAATCGCAGAAGAAGCCAATGCACTTAAATCTGAACTGCTTGCTATTGCTTCACACGATCTCAAAAATCCACTTCAATCCATTCTCGGATTTGCTTGGCTGCTTAAAGAACGGTGTGCTGATTATCCACATCTTCTGTCAGGCATTGAGTTGATTGAACATGCTGCACAGCGCATGCTGAAACTCATTACAGATTTGTTAGCCACAGCCGCTCTCGATGCTGGTAAACTCACCCTGCAAAAAGACACTACAGACATCGGGCAGCTTGTTCAATCCGTCGTAGCGATGTTTCAAATACAGACTAAACAGAAAAACCAAGTTTTGCATCTCACCATCACATCCAGTGCTATCGTGCACATCGACATCAACCGCATGCAAGAAGTGTTCGAAAACCTTATCAGTAATGCGATTAAGTATTCACCACTGGGTACATCCATCTGGGTAACTGTCGAGAAGCAATTGATGCACCATGCACACGATAGCCCCACTCTCTCGCTTGAGACGAAAGAAGTCGTGCGCATCGCTGTGCGAGATGAAGGCAGCGGTCTGAGCGAAGATGATATGAAGCGGCTATTCGGGAAATTTCAACGGCTCTCTGCACATCCAACGGGCGGTGAAACCTCTACAGGACTAGGGTTATCTATCGTTAAGCAGGTTGTAGAACTGCATGGTGGAAAAGTGTGGGCAGAATCTGAAGGCAAAGGTAAAGGTGCAACGTTTATCGTAGAATTGCCAATTGCAGAAGCAAGTGCAACAACAGTTTGACTCTATCGGCATTCTTTCCTACATGAGCGGACTTTTTGGTTCGGGCAGTCTAGCAAGCAATTCTTTAGTAACTGTGTCTGATGTTACCTGTTCGGCTTCTGCTTTGAAATTGACGATAACACGGTGACGCAAGACAGGAAACGCCATTGCGCGAATATCCTCGAGCGTTACAGCAAAACGGTGCTTAAGCAAGGCGCGCGCTTTTGCCGTAAGAATCATTGCCTGACCGGCTCGTGGTCCTGCGCCCCAACCCACCCAGTCCTTGACAAAGGACATTGTTGAAGTCGCAGGGCGCGTTGCACGAACCAATTGCGCCACATACTGCACCAGCTGTTGGCTTATGGTAACCTCACGCACAATGTGTTGTAAGTCTAAAATATCTTGCGCATTCATCACAGTTTCAACCTGCACACGCTTGCTGCCCGTTGTCGTCGTCAACACTTGAATTTCCTCTGCTTCAGTTGGGTAGTCAATTTTGATGTAGAGCAAAAAGCGATCGAGTTGTGCCTCGGGCAAAGGATAGGTACCTGCCTGTTCAATTGGATTTTGTGTAGCTAAAACAAAAAACGGTCTATCGAGCTTGTATGTGATGCCACCTTGCGTGACTTCAAATTCTTGCATGGCTTCAAGCAAAGCCGATTGCGTCTTCGGGGGCGTGCGATTGATTTCATCAGCCAGCACGATGTTCGAAAAAATTGCACCTTTGTTGAACTTGAAAAAACGCTTGCCTGTGGTATGGTCTTCCTCAAGAATTTCCGTACCGATGATATCGCTTGGCATCAAATCTGGTGTGAATTGAATGCGTCGAAATTGCAGTGCAACCGCCTCTGCTAAGGTGCGAATCATCAACGTCTTGGCAAGCCCTGGTACGCCTTCCAAAAGACAATGCCCACCTGCAATAAATGCCGTCAGCAACTGCTCAAGGGTTTCATGCTGCCCAACAATGACTTTTTGGACTTCATGCCGAAGTGCGGCAAGTTTTTCTAACAATCGCTCAATATCTGCTTCGGTGAGTTCTGCAGTGTGCATGTGTGTTTTTCAAAGAATTTACGCTGTCATTGCGTAAAGAATGATGTTGACGCCAAACTTGGTATTGTCTTCAGCAAGCCAGCGCTTGTTGCGAAAATCATAGTCCCACTCACAACCATAATCCTTGTTGCTGTATAGCACACCGATGCGACCATTGATTTCAATGGCTTTCAGATAATCATGCACCAAATCATCGCCCCATCCGTTGAGCTCAAACGACGTTGTCGGTGGTCCATTTTCGAATTTGAAAACGAAGAATACAATTTGTGCGAGTTCGGAATTTTTTTGAGCGCACCTTGTCCAAAAATTGCCGCCATCTGTGCCTCAAATGATTTTGCGAAAAGCCCATCGATATCGTGATTACAGT comes from [Chlorobium] sp. 445 and encodes:
- a CDS encoding AAA family ATPase produces the protein MHTAELTEADIERLLEKLAALRHEVQKVIVGQHETLEQLLTAFIAGGHCLLEGVPGLAKTLMIRTLAEAVALQFRRIQFTPDLMPSDIIGTEILEEDHTTGKRFFKFNKGAIFSNIVLADEINRTPPKTQSALLEAMQEFEVTQGGITYKLDRPFFVLATQNPIEQAGTYPLPEAQLDRFLLYIKIDYPTEAEEIQVLTTTTGSKRVQVETVMNAQDILDLQHIVREVTISQQLVQYVAQLVRATRPATSTMSFVKDWVGWGAGPRAGQAMILTAKARALLKHRFAVTLEDIRAMAFPVLRHRVIVNFKAEAEQVTSDTVTKELLARLPEPKSPLM